Proteins encoded by one window of Torulaspora delbrueckii CBS 1146 chromosome 2, complete genome:
- the HOR7 gene encoding Hor7p (similar to Saccharomyces cerevisiae HOR7 (YMR251W-A) and DDR2 (YOL052C-A); ancestral locus Anc_8.802) — MQFSKVIVSAVAFFGLAAAQNESNGTTSNGAAQLAGSNNALNAGLVGAAAAGALAFLV, encoded by the coding sequence ATGCAATTCTCTAAAGTTATTGTCTCTGCTGTCGCTTTCTTCGGTCTAGCCGCTGCTCAAAACGAGTCTAACGGTACTACTTCTAATGGTGCTGCTCAGCTTGCTGGCAGCAACAACGCTCTAAACGCTGGTTTGGTGGGTGCTGCCGCTGCAGGTGCTTTGGCCTTTTTGGTTTAA
- the GFD1 gene encoding Gfd1p (similar to Saccharomyces cerevisiae GFD1 (YMR255W); ancestral locus Anc_8.805) — MVLESKWADAPDVPKKKAPHQKKAPQKKANVTAKKVQEEKPRLTFSLKEKPKDNTDKKALLKKKIEEQRQIYEKNQHQKQQKELLESFLNDDGGFQWSDEDEEDKILEKLNTSLKL; from the coding sequence ATGGTGCTGGAGTCCAAATGGGCCGATGCCCCAGATGTgcccaagaagaaagctccCCATCAAAAGAAGGCTCCTCAAAAGAAGGCCAACGTTACTGCTAAGAAGGTTCAAGAGGAGAAGCCAAGGTTAACTTTCAGTCTCAAGGAGAAACCAAAGGATAATACTGATAAAAAGgctttgttgaagaaaaagatcGAAGAGCAAAGACAGATTTATGAGAAGAATCAACATCAGAAGCAACAGAAAGAGTTGTTggaaagtttcttgaacGATGACGGAGGCTTCCAATGGtcagatgaagacgaagaggaTAAGATTCTGGAGAAGTTGAACACGTCACTAAAACTATAA
- the PSH1 gene encoding ubiquitin-protein ligase PSH1 (similar to Saccharomyces cerevisiae PSH1 (YOL054W); ancestral locus Anc_8.808), with amino-acid sequence MTGTLREFLTAKSPKIQWQVLSKVFESLTCSICHEYMYVPMMTQCGHNYCYDCLLAWFESNPEEELSCPQCRASVINTPALNSALKQWLHTVFEALQEEEIEDDDERQIFSKLVEAKESCEQTYKQDEKNDDLFKGIFKNSAVGVVDKEDDGILRCSNCHWELEDDEDDMCPHCHLRIRSRPNVSRPGSDSEEEYSGDEFQREYIRGIPLVSYSEYATDYFMCVKMYMRNLKNPSDIIQEEHDYEKPLHFHESFLPGRAVMLYPSFSAYFYFTYSSCLMNRRIFVRIIQELEEIGHDEEELEEFIENEYRWYVEQSHDGFDEDVFRTKVKNLQKSVQAYEAKLKEYLEEYSNVSDPSLNNFHIRFPLLVRRTVDEGVDLVIPSYSVYAQCDYTLDDEERAKVVPMVRHIESHSACRRYRDTDDEMDSSMDDFIASDDEEMAPNNLVDLDASEHSSDSDSKRSHDEEELDSDYFERNEGEGFVSGDSLDDGNNEDTSEQGGDADGDDDDDDDDDDDEDSNVVHKARKRNRAIVEASEDESM; translated from the coding sequence ATGACTGGTACTTTACGTGAGTTCTTGACGGCGAAGAGCCCGAAGATCCAATGGCAGGTTCTGTCTAAGGTGTTCGAGTCTCTAACATGCTCAATTTGCCATGAATACATGTATGTTCCGATGATGACTCAGTGTGGTCACAACTATTGTTATGATTGTTTGCTGGCCTGGTTTGAAAGTAATCCCGAGGAGGAGTTGAGCTGTCCTCAGTGCAGAGCATCAGTGATCAATACACCGGCTCTGAATAGTGCTCTAAAACAGTGGCTACACACAGTTTTCGAAGCccttcaagaagaagagattgaagatgatgatgagagaCAGATTTTTTCGAAATTAGTGGAAGCTAAGGAAAGTTGTGAACAAACTTATAAGCAAGACGAAAAGAACGATGATCTGTTCAAAGGGATCTTCAAAAACAGTGCTGTTGGTGTTGTTGataaagaggatgatgGTATCCTAAGATGTAGCAATTGTCATTgggaattggaagatgatgaagacgataTGTGCCCGCATTGTCATTTGAGAATTAGAAGCAGGCCTAACGTGAGTCGACCTGGATCAGATAGCGAAGAAGAGTACTCTGGTGATGAATTCCAACGAGAGTACATAAGGGGTATACCATTGGTTTCATACTCTGAATACGCTACTGATTACTTCATGTGCGTTAAAATGTACATGcggaatttgaaaaatcctAGCGATATTATCCAAGAGGAACATGATTATGAAAAGCCATTACATTTCCATGAATCGTTTCTTCCTGGTCGTGCTGTCATGTTATATCCATCATTTAGTGCCTATTTTTATTTCACTTATTCATCCTGTTTGATGAACCGTCGAATATTCGTGCGAATTATCcaggaattggaagaaatcgGTcacgatgaggaagagctAGAGGAGTTTATTGAGAACGAGTACCGATGGTATGTCGAACAATCTCATGACGGTTTTGATGAGGATGTATTTCGCACTAAGGTCAAAAACCTTCAGAAATCGGTTCAGGCATATGAGGCAAAACTTAAAGAATATCTCGAAGAGTATAGCAATGTCAGTGATCCTtcattgaacaacttcCATATCAGGTTTCCGCTCTTGGTCAGAAGAACTGTGGATGAAGGCGTGGACCTCGTAATTCCATCGTATTCCGTGTACGCTCAATGTGATTATACACtagacgatgaagagagagCGAAAGTTGTGCCAATGGTTAGGCATATAGAAAGTCATAGCGCTTGTAGAAGATATCGAGACACAGACGATGAGATGGATTCGTCGATGGACGATTTTATCGCTAgtgatgacgaagagatGGCGCCAAACAATCTAGTCGATTTAGACGCGAGTGAGCATTCTAGTGACAGCGATAGTAAGCGTTCTcacgatgaagaagagctagATAGTGATTACTTTGAGCGCAACGAGGGCGAAGGATTTGTCTCTGGTGACAGTCTCGATGATGGGAATAATGAGGACACCAGCGAACAAGGAGGAGATGCTGACGGcgacgacgacgatgacgatgatgatgatgatgatgaagattcAAATGTGGTTCACAAGGCTCGTAAAAGGAATCGTGCCATAGTTGAAGCCAGCGAAGACGAATCCATGTAA
- the AIM39 gene encoding Aim39p (similar to Saccharomyces cerevisiae YOL053W; ancestral locus Anc_8.806), with translation MTAVCLVSRTSSLVARHSGQSLVLLRRPVRWLTTNREDPRYVFSKPPSKTEVPHPNDGKYFFSRPDDTKKGEYRGSNVLGQAILQQRRRRRRQLLSIIFVGVIGSILGYSIGYKALYLREQSFIPLFPASRIRKLSARDRRRIDAGKVQLLSQIRVLEQLSQHEMIKEDYGVPLRDASTNETPEVQDFSIWCEDQDPCVTGIVVEPNDGRPSSHQWYRIPFLFKWRLTHRPLSISRTINSILEGIGLSTSDLFQVVAPEKVYDSFKYEYPIQDDDHSMHIWFLGEMKLDNDSLVVYKGKYHVDVKLEQIDLLRKENGKLVRYILYKENER, from the coding sequence ATGACAGCCGTGTGCTTGGTGAGCCGAACGAGCTCATTAGTGGCCAGGCATAGTGGACAATCACTGGTTCTGTTGAGAAGGCCTGTGCGGTGGTTAACGACCAATCGCGAGGACCCTAGATACGTATTCTCGAAACCGCCTTCAAAGACAGAAGTTCCTCACCCTAATGATGGCAAgtatttcttctcaagaCCTGATGATACAAAGAAGGGAGAATATCGGGGATCAAACGTTTTAGGGCAAGCGATCTTGCAACAAAGGCGCAGACGCCGTAGGCAACTGCTGTCGATCATCTTTGTGGGCGTGATCGGGTCCATATTGGGCTATTCCATTGGGTATAAGGCACTATATTTGAGAGAGCAGAGTTTCATTCCACTCTTCCCAGCTTCCAGGATTCGTAAGCTAAGCGCACgagatcgaagaagaatagACGCTGGTAAAGTACAACTGTTGTCCCAGATACGAGTATTAGAGCAACTATCACAACATGAAATGATCAAGGAAGATTACGGTGTGCCTCTTCGTGATGCAAGTACAAATGAGACACCTGAAGTACAGGATTTTAGCATATGGTgtgaagatcaagatccATGCGTGACGGGGATCGTCGTTGAACCCAATGATGGGAGACCTTCTAGCCACCAATGGTACCGAATACCTTTCCTGTTCAAATGGAGACTCACACATAGGCCGCTAAGCATCTCTCGGACAATAAATAGTATTCTGGAAGGCATTGGTCTATCTACATCTGACCTTTTCCAAGTGGTAGCCCCAGAGAAAGTCTACGACTCATTCAAGTACGAGTATCCAATTCAGGACGATGATCACTCGATGCACATCTGGTTTCTAGGGGAAATGAAATTGGACAACGACTCGTTAGTAGTTTACAAAGGAAAGTATCATGTCGATGTCAAATTAGAACAAATTGATCTGCTTCGTAAAGAAAATGGTAAATTAGTCCGTTACATCCTATACAAGGAGAATGAAAGATAG
- the COX7 gene encoding cytochrome c oxidase subunit VII (similar to Saccharomyces cerevisiae COX7 (YMR256C); ancestral locus Anc_8.807): protein MSNRIIELQKIFQSSTKPLWWRHPRSAFYLYPFYGLMAVAVVAPLLYIPNAVRGIKAKK from the coding sequence ATGTCTAACAGAATCattgaattgcaaaaaataTTCCAATCATCTACCAAACCATTGTGGTGGAGACACCCAAGATCTGCATTCTACCTATACCCCTTCTACGGTTTAATGGCTGTCGCTGTGGTAGCACCATTGCTATACATTCCAAATGCTGTTCGTGGCATCAAGGCTAAGAAATAG
- the TDEL0B00930 gene encoding uncharacterized protein (similar to Saccharomyces cerevisiae YMR253C; ancestral locus Anc_8.804) encodes MSLKDPNGERFESERQLSSEGSLYKDDTVVRRISREYLKPNIGLVLLVVSYFFNSGMVVATKVLETDHEGVEDREPIKPLQILLVRMSITYVGTLLYMLKNRKTIENVPFGPPEVRKWLILRGLMGFLGVFGLYSSLVYLSISDAILITFLTPTVTVILAWIVLRERFTVIEAVGSLLSFGGVILIVRPSFLFGTATTSTDAAESENTRDRLIATIMSLVGVFGASSVYIIIRHIGQRAHAILSVSYFSLIVTIISIAGVALVPSMHIQMPSNTKQWLLFANLGICGFIFQYLLTMGIQRERAGRGSVMAYTQLIYAVFWDVALWHNWPKLWSWLGMLIIVGSTLAVIKFKPKESASPPDEEENYELDEI; translated from the coding sequence atgtctttgaaggaCCCCAACGGCGAGAGGTTTGAGTCGGAGAGGCAGTTGAGCAGCGAAGGCTCACTATACAAAGATGACACTGTAGTTAGAAGAATATCGCGGGAGTATTTGAAACCAAATATTGGACTGGTGCTGCTGGTGGTTTCgtacttcttcaattctggTATGGTTGTTGCCACGAAAGTGCTAGAGACAGATCATGAAGGTGTGGAAGATAGAGAGCCGATAAAgcctcttcaaatcttgcTAGTGCGGATGTCGATCACTTATGTGGGCACTCTACTCTACATGTTAAAGAATCGCAAGACTATTGAGAATGTACCGTTTGGCCCACCAGAAGTACGCAAATGGTTGATATTGAGAGGACTTATGGGATTTCTTGGAGTTTTCGGGCTTTATTCCTCATTGGTATACCTCAGTATCAGCGATGCAATCCTAATAACGTTTCTAACACCAACAGTAACTGTAATTCTAGCTTGGATCGTACTACGAGAAAGGTTTACAGTGATTGAAGCCGTGGGATCGTTACTATCATTCGGGGGAGTGATTCTAATCGTACGTCCCAGCTTCCTATTCGGAACAGCTACAACTTCTACAGACGCGGCAGAGTCTGAAAATACCAGAGACCGTCTGATAGCTACCATAATGTCTCTAGTCGGTGTATTTGGAGCCAGTTCAGTCTACATAATCATCCGTCACATCGGCCAAAGAGCACATGCGATCCTCAGTGTAAGCTATTTCTCACTGATTGTAACAATCATCTCGATCGCAGGAGTTGCTCTGGTGCCTTCAATGCACATTCAGATGCCAAGCAATACCAAGCAATGGCTCCTTTTTGCCAACTTGGGTATATGCGggttcatcttccaataCCTGCTCACCATGGGGATCCAACGTGAGAGGGCAGGTCGGGGTTCAGTAATGGCGTATACACAACTGATTTACGCGGTTTTTTGGGATGTTGCGTTGTGGCACAATTGGCCCAAGTTGTGGTCCTGGCTAGGCATGCTAATAATAGTTGGGTCTACGCTCGCAGTAATCAAGTTCAAGCCAAAGGAGTCCGCTTCTCCACCTGATGAGGAGGAGAACTACGAGTTGGACGAGATTTGA
- the GAD1 gene encoding glutamate decarboxylase GAD1 (similar to Saccharomyces cerevisiae GAD1 (YMR250W); ancestral locus Anc_8.801), with amino-acid sequence MLHKHSDRQKRPRTLVQHHHMDSYKGLEEANLLPQQVQGLHLGTATKAEEHEGNHILSNRYKIPQRGIGEQTAYDLIHNELTLDGNPHLNLASFVNTDASDIARRLISENMLKNLADNDEYPQLIEITQRCISMLAQLWKCDNEKDDPIGCATTGSSEAIMLGGLAMKKRWEHRMQDAGKSIAKPNIVMSSACQVALEKFARYFEVECRLIPVSTKSHSCLDPKMLWDYVDENTIGAFVILGTTYTGTLENVEQVSEVLTEIENANPKWSNKDIPIHVDGASGGFVVPFAFEEAQLAEYKMSRWGFNHPRVMSINTSGHKFGLTTPGLGWVLWKDESLLASELKFKLKYLGGVEETFGLNFSRPGFQVIHQYYNLVTLGHQGFHSHFNKSLFVARAFCHELLASPRMPNMFEVVSCIHERIADDKLPESVNDYWENPAHFKPGVPLAAFKLSREFHEKYPEIPQSMLSSMLRNRGWIIPNYPLPKSTDDSDQHEVLRVVFRTEMKLDLAQLLLLDIERAVTKLLDSYKAVTESLANKGADENREFVYKMLLTLASPSDDSAPPEHKHRKSFSKNYRGTC; translated from the coding sequence ATGCTACATAAACACTCGGACAGACAAAAGAGACCAAGAACTTTGGTGCAACATCACCATATGGACTCATATAAGGGTCTTGAAGAGGCCAATTTGCTACCCCAGCAAGTGCAAGGCTTGCACTTGGGAACAGCAACCAAGGCTGAAGAGCACGAGGGCAACCATATTTTGTCGAATAGGTATAAGATTCCCCAGAGAGGCATTGGGGAGCAAACGGCTTATGATCTAATTCATAATGAACTGACTTTAGATGGGAATCCTCACTTAAATCTAGCCAGTTTTGTCAACACGGATGCCAGTGATATTGCCAGGAGATTGATCAGCGAGAAtatgttgaagaatttggcTGATAACGACGAGTAtcctcaattgattgagatAACTCAGAGATGTATCTCTATGCTTGCTCAATTGTGGAAATGCGACAACGAGAAGGACGATCCTATTGGATGTGCCACTACGGGTTCTAGTGAGGCCATCATGCTTGGTGGGTTAgcaatgaagaaaagatggGAGCACAGGATGCAAGATGCTGGCAAATCCATCGCCAAACCCAATATCGTGATGTCTTCTGCTTGCCAGGTCGCCCTGGAGAAGTTTGCAAGGTACTTTGAAGTCGAATGCAGGTTAATTCCAGTATCCACTAAGAGTCATAGTTGCCTGGACCCCAAGATGTTGTGGGACTACGTAGACGAGAATACGATTGGTGCGTTTGTTATTCTTGGGACTACGTATACAGGAACGTTGGAAAACGTTGAGCAAGTTTCAGAAGTGTTGACCGAGATAGAAAACGCGAACCCTAAGTGGTCGAACAAGGATATTCCAATTCATGTTGATGGTGCTTCAGGTGGGTTCGTCGTACCCTTTGCGTTTGAAGAAGCGCAATTGGCAGAGTACAAGATGAGCAGATGGGGGTTTAACCACCCCAGAGTAATGAGTATTAACACCAGTGGTCACAAATTTGGTCTGACAACCCCTGGGCTTGGTTGGGTACTGTGGAAGGACGAATCACTACTAGCAAGCGAGTTAAAATTCAAACTAAAGTATTTGGGTGGTGTGGAAGAGACTTTCGGATTAAACTTCTCGAGACCAGGCTTCCAAGTGATTCATCAGTACTACAACCTAGTGACATTGGGCCACCAGGGGTTCCACAGCCATTTCAATAAGTCACTGTTTGTAGCACGGGCTTTCTGTCACGAGCTATTAGCTTCGCCACGGATGCCCAACATGTTTGAAGTCGTCAGCTGTATCCACGAGAGGATAGCCGATGACAAGTTACCAGAGTCGGTCAACGATTACTGGGAGAACCCAGCACACTTCAAGCCAGGTGTACCACTGGCTGCATTCAAGTTATCGCGCGAGTTCCACGAAAAGTATCCTGAGATCCCACAATCGATGCTATCATCTATGCTACGTAACCGTGGGTGGATCATTCCAAACTATCCTCTACCAAAGTCTACAGACGACTCAGACCAGCACGAAGTGCTGCGCGTAGTGTTCCGGACGGAGATGAAATTAGATTTGGCACAGCTATTGCTACTGGATATCGAGCGCGCTGTGACGAAGCTATTGGATAGCTACAAGGCAGTGACAGAGTCACTTGCCAACAAAGGCGCGGATGAGAACCGCGAATTTGTGTACAAGATGTTGCTAACGTTAGCCTCACCTTCAGACGACTCTGCTCCTCCTGAGCACAAGCACAGGAAAAGTTTCTCCAAGAACTACAGAGGTACGTGTTAG
- the MLO1 gene encoding Mlo1p (similar to Saccharomyces cerevisiae YMR252C; ancestral locus Anc_8.803), with translation MLGRVLSKRLACDIACEGAFKRWYELEMHEKQRFVNGFVALYREQYPVSRSNGSLQGLSAKMNDHHRDSPSVFGIFYNDIWGRRCRRFQDPSFQSLLIPR, from the coding sequence ATGCTGGGCAGAGTGCTGAGCAAACGGCTGGCATGCGATATTGCATGTGAAGGGGCTTTCAAAAGGTGGTATGAACTTGAAATGCATGAGAAACAACGCTTCGTGAACGGCTTTGTCGCATTATATCGTGAACAGTACCCCGTATCCCGCTCCAATGGGTCTTTACAAGGACTATCAGCCAAGATGAATGACCATCATCGGGATTCCCCATCGGTTTTCGGAATCTTCTACAACGACATATGGGGCCGTCGATGCAGACGGTTCCAGGATCCAAGTTTCCAGTCATTATTGATACCTCGCTAA
- the SPE2 gene encoding adenosylmethionine decarboxylase SPE2 (similar to Saccharomyces cerevisiae SPE2 (YOL052C); ancestral locus Anc_8.800): MTIIEKELTNHSYIDHELSAKLDSTEAFEGPEKLLEIWFYPSAKDIPQESSSKSTLRDIEVAKWVEVLKLVKCEVLSVRSTNSMDAFLLSESSLFVYDHKITLKTCGTTTTLFCLQRLFDVIDAELGWDVCKNKDKEGRYHPYKVFYSRRCFMFPLKQRSIHKNWANEIEFLNKLFCHGRSYLVGRNDESNHWNLYVTETNKSMAQKLSDGDPDETLEILMTGLSHERAQQFIYTRDVNGQQASKNSEEDEGHTLGFKITKETSLDCVYSNNTNSSFHHDAFAFTPCGYSANMMMDEKYYYTLHVTPEKGWSYASFESNVPVSKISENKQDNVQVVNHVLKVFQPHDFCLTFFTKDVWSESFGKFMNVGEQVPGYTRKDRIIYDLEDYQLLYMRFERV, from the coding sequence ATGACCatcattgagaaggaaCTGACGAACCATTCGTACATTGACCATGAGTTGTCAGCCAAGTTAGATTCCACTGAGGCATTTGAAGGTCCAGAAAAACTACTGGAAATATGGTTCTATCCTTCTGCCAAAGATATTCCACAGGAATCTAGTTCCAAATCTACACTTCGTGACATTGAAGTAGCCAAATGGGTGGAAGTGTTGAAACTCGTTAAATGTGAAGTTCTATCGGTAAGGTCCACGAACTCCATGGACGCATTCCTCTTAAGCGAATCATCACTATTTGTTTACGATCATAAAATCACACTCAAAACTTGTGGTACAACTACCACTTTGTTCTGCTTGCAGCGGCTGTTCGACGTCATTGACGCCGAGCTCGGTTGGGATGTTTGCAAGAACAAGGATAAAGAGGGTAGATATCATCCATACAAAGTATTTTACTCGAGGCGCTGCTTTATGTTCCCCCTGAAGCAACGCTCTATCCACAAAAATTGGGCTAATGAAATAGAGTTCTTGAACAAGCTCTTTTGCCATGGTAGAAGTTACCTCGTGGGTCGTAACGACGAAAGTAACCACTGGAACTTGTACGTTACCGAAACGAACAAATCCATGGCACAAAAATTGAGCGATGGGGATCCGGATGAGACTCTGGAAATTTTGATGACAGGACTAAGTCACGAACGAGCCCAGCAGTTCATTTACACCCGTGACGTAAACGGTCAACAAGCCTCGAAAAattcagaagaagatgagggCCACACTTTGGGTTTCAAGATCACCAAGGAAACCAGTTTAGACTGCGTTTACTCCAACAACACAAACTCCTCATTCCATCACGACGCCTTTGCATTCACACCTTGCGGTTATTCCGCCAACATGATGATGGATGAGAAATACTACTACACATTGCATGTTACACCTGAAAAGGGCTGGTCATACGCCTCGTTCGAGAGTAATGTGCCAGTGAGCAAGATCTCAGAGAACAAGCAGGATAACGTACAAGTTGTGAACCACGTACTCAAAGTTTTCCAACCACACGATTTCTGTCTCACATTTTTCACCAAGGATGTATGGAGTGAATCCTTCGGCAAATTCATGAATGTTGGCGAGCAAGTGCCAGGCTACACAAGGAAGGATAGGATTATCTACGACCTGGAAGACTATCAATTGCTATATATGAGATTTGAACGTGTATAA